In one window of Primulina tabacum isolate GXHZ01 chromosome 8, ASM2559414v2, whole genome shotgun sequence DNA:
- the LOC142554699 gene encoding uncharacterized protein LOC142554699 has translation MEAREAAREAQWKEEIEAKEAEREARIQAEMKEQQLQSFTRIMQSMMVGTAVGSRGPETLPVQKYLMDTSLASAALQPPVLHGTNYSLWKVKIRYYIKSIDERAWQRVINGWTSPSMTDRDGDSLPKPETEWTTDEVQSSNYNSKALNAIFTSVDVNMFSLITNCTSAKSAWDILQRHCEDSESVRRTRLRMLTSKFEMMRMKESENILDYDRRLREMDNEAFSLGDSISNERLVSKVLRSLPERFNIKICAIDEAKDTFQMPLEDLISLLRIFEMNMDMQKKDKGKTIALQASNDSYNEILQISQEVNDSDLCEDSISFITKKFGDYLKRIRDKKKDAKPSKSPSLPLLERPQRFPAKQQFQPKNDGKGQSNARKYDSVQCRECQGFGHYANECANRLRKNKGYNVSLSDEESDEEEKSNDEDNHTSLNALLTERHCLQVNPLGVALGVSKAGRNICEKSICLKSTASGNSSGDGELEDDEEITLESVQKLYEEIFEDWTKRNKLNSSLMKENIDLKAVVAKLEVILSKKDLELVFVKGKADESIKPQSIPSIKSSPPQRQPSAPIPRKRKRRDDRMNQKSRWMLPRMLPNTSRNTRHHRPTVRQTWVPKVQTHCNVVYTSLKTNTAGHWYFDSESSCHMTGSREHLIDYVEQNCGRVTYGGGAKGKIEGNGTLNVEGLPKLHNVLHVEGLNSNLIIISQLSSDNCYQISEESSCKHVQITKLDLWHKKLGHANFKTLKNLSKYDAVKGMPNLSSGIPYVCGDCQKGKQTRVSHPVLPTSRTTCCLELLHMDLMGPMEVESFGGKRYSFVCVDDFSRYSWVSFIMEKSDTFDVFKQLVTRITNFHNLKVRRIRTVHGKEFENSLFSSFCDKNGISHEFSAPKTPQQNGIAERKEQDFARNGKGDASFKEYLEAVFGQKPLIQQSIFRIGDQLAKFDSKSDKCLFLGYATNSRAYRMFNLRTRTIVKSINVVFDDCADLKKKTSEDDVEDLLDNPISLENANVTPDVATSSTTRETEVTESEEKHSDDEAVDDGLCIPNKIQKNHPSSQIIGGMCEDIQTRKKDKVDYRKMVGLVCMSTMYSQVRFSWFVSQIESKNVDEALKDEFWINAMHDKLEEFVRNDVWDLVSPPDHGNIIGTKWVFKNKTDESGNIIRNKARLVAQGYTQVEVVDFDETFAPVARIESIRLLLAIACYMKIKLFQMDVKSAFLNEILCEEVYIRQPKDLKIHIILIMYTS, from the exons ATGGAAGCCAGGGAGGCAGCACGAGAAGCACAATGGAAGGAAGAAATAGAGGCAAAAGAAGCAGAGAGAGAAGCACGAATACAGGCAGAAATGAAA GAACAACAATTACAAAGTTTTACCCGTATTATGCAAAGTATGATGGTCGGAACTGCTGTGGGATCTCGAGGGCCCGAAACGTTACCAGTACAG AAATATTTAATGGACACCTCACTTGCAAGCGCAGCACTTCAACCACCAGTCCTACACGGTACCAATTACAGCCTATGGAAGGTCAAAATCAGATACTACATAAAATCCATAGATGAACGGGCATGGCAGCGTGTCATCAATGGATGGACTTCACCAAGTATGACAGACCGAGATGGTGACAGCTTGCCAAAACCTGAAACTGAATGGACTACTGATGAAGTGCAAAGTTCGAACTACAATTCAAAGGCTTTGAATGCTATCTTTACGTCTGTTGACGTGAATATGTTCAGTTTGATCACAAACTGTACTTCTGCTAAAAGTGCATGGGATATCCTCCAAAGGCACTGTGAAGATTCTGAAAGTGTGCGACGAACCAGACTGAGGATGCTCACTTCCAAATTTGAGATGATGAGGATGAAAGAATCCGAAAATATACTAGACTATGATCGTCGCCTACGGGAAATGGATAATGAGGCATTCAGTCTTGGAGACTCTATCTCCAATGAACGTTTGGTTAGCAAGGTTCTTCGCTCCCTGCCAGAAAGGTTCAACATAAAAATCTGCGCAATAGATGAGGCTAAGGACACTTTTCAAATGCCTTTGGAAGATCTTATTAGTTTACTTCGTATCTTCGAAATGAACATGGACATGCAAAAGAAGGACAAGGGGAAGACAATTGCATTACAAGCCTCGAATGACTCATACAATGAAATCCTTCAAATTTCCCAAGAAGTCAATGATTCTGATCTTTGCGAAGACTCTATCTCCTTTATCACAAAGAAATTCGGTGATTACTTGAAAAGAATCCgagacaagaagaaggatgcaaaaccatcGAAATCTCCAAGTCTCCCACTCCTTGAAAGGCCACAAAGGTTTCCTGCCAAGCAACAATTTCAACCAAAGAATGATGGCAAGGGACAATCTAATGCAAGGAAGTATGATTCGGTGCAGTGTAGAGAGTGCCAAGGTTTCGGTCACTATGCCAATGAATGTGCCAACAGATTACGCAAGAACAAAGGCTACAATGTTTCCTTAAGCGATGAAGAATCTGATGAGGAGGAGAAATCCAATGATGAAGATAACCACACCTCCTTGAATGCACTGTTGACAGAAAGACACTGCCTGCAGGtgaatcctttaggtgttgccctAGGTGTTTCCAAAGCTGGCCGCAACATCTGCGAAAAATCAATCTGTCTGAAATCTACAGCTTCTGGAAATTCGAGTGGAGATGGTGAATTAGAAGATGATGAAGAAATCACTCTTGAGAGTGTTCAAAAACTTTATGAAGAGATATTTGAAgattggaccaaaagaaacaagttgAACTCAAGTCTTATGAAGGAGAACATTGATCTAAAAGCCGTAGTTGCCAAGCTTGAGGTAATTTTGAGTAAAAAGGATTTGGAACTTG TCTTTGTGAAAGGGAAAGCTGATGAATCCATAAAGCCACAATCCATACCCTCAATCAAAAGTTCTCCACCGCAAAGACAACCTTCTGCACCTATTCCTAGGAAAAGAAAACGAAG ggatgatcGCATGAATCAAAAGTCAAGGTGGATGTTGCCCCGAATGTTGCCCAACACTTCCCGCAACACCCGACACCATCGACCTACAGTAAGACAAACTTGGGTACCAAAGGTACAAACTCACTGTAATGTTGTCTATACTTCGTTGAAAACTAACACTGCAGGTcattggtactttgatagtgaAAGCTCATGCCACATGACAGGTTCAAGAGAACATCTCATTGATTATGTTGAACAAAATTGTGGGAGAGTAACctatggagggggagctaaaGGAAAGATTGAGGGAAATGGCACATTGAATGTTGAAGGACTACCCaagctccacaatgtgcttcatgttgaaggattaaactcaaatttgataatCATAAGTCAAtt GTCTTCGGATAATTGCTATCAAATAAGTGAAGAATCTTCATGCAAACATGTGCAAATTACCAAACTTGACCTTTGGCATAAAAAACTCGGAcatgcaaatttcaaaaccctGAAGAACTTGAGTAAGTACGATGCAGTAAAAGGTATGCCTAATCTTTCATCTGGAATACCATACGTATGTGGAGACTGTCAAAAAGGAAAACAGACTCGCGTGTCGCACccagtgttgccaacatctAGGACAACATGCTGTCTGGAATTGCTACACATGGACCTTATGGGTCCTATGGAAGTGGAAAGCTTTGGAGGTAAGAGGTATTCTtttgtttgtgttgatgatttctcacgatACTCATGGGTAAGTTTCATTATGGAGAAATCGGACACTTTTGATGTGTTTAAACAATTAGTCACAAGAATCACAAACTTCCATAATTTAAAAGTGAGGAGGATCAGAACTGTTCATGGTAAGGAATTTGAAAACTCATTATTCTCATCATTTTGTGACAAGAATGGGATttcacatgaattttcagcaCCAAAaacaccacaacaaaatggcATTGCCGAACGAAAAGAACAGGACTTTGCAAGAAATGGCAAGGGTGATGCTAGCTTCAAAGAATATCTCGAAGCAGTTTTTGGGCAGAAGCCCTTAATACAGCAATCCATATTTCGAATAGG GGATCAACTTGCAAAGTTTGATTCAAAGAGTGATAAGTGTTTGTTTTTGGGTTATGCCACTAATAGTCGAGCTTATCGCATGTTTAATTTAAGAACTAGAACTATTGTGAAATCcattaatgttgtttttgatgattgCGCAGATCTCAAAAAGAAAACTTCTGAAGATGACGTTGAAGACCTTCTGGACAATCCAATTTCACTGGAAAATGCAAATGTTAccccagatgttgcaacatctagCACAACACGTGAAACTGAGGTCACTGAATCTGAAGAAAAGCATAGTGATGATGAAGCAGTAGATGATGGACTGTGTATTCCAAACAAAATCCAAAAgaatcatccatcatctcaaatcATCGGAGGAATGTGTGAGGATATCCAAACCAGGAAGAAAGATAAAGTTGACTACCGAAAAATGGTGGGACTAGTGTGCATGAGTACCATGTACTCACAGGTTAGATTTTCATGGTTTGTATCCCAAATTGAATCTAAAAATGTCGACGAAGCTTTAAAAGATGAGTTTTGGATCAATGCTATGCATGATAAACTTGAAGAGTTTGTTCGAAATGATGTTTGGGATTTAGTTTCCCCTCCTGACCATGGCAATATAATTGGAACAAAGtgggtttttaaaaataaaactgatgagtcaggAAACATTATTCGAAACAAAGCAAGGTTGGTTGCTCAAGGGTACACACAGGTTGAAGTGGTTGATTTCGATGAGACCTTTGCTCCTGTTGCCCGCATTGAGTCAATCCGACTTTTGCTAGCCATTGCATGCTACATGAAAATAAAACTTTTTCAAATGGACGTCAAAAGTGCCTTTTTGAATGAGATTTTGTGTGAAGAAGTATATATTAGACAGCCTAAAGATTTGAAGATCCACATAATCTTGATCATGTATACAAGTTGA